The Halogranum gelatinilyticum genome includes a window with the following:
- a CDS encoding APC family permease, whose protein sequence is MSSVDVNNDRSLSRDIGLFGAISTVVAGTLGAGLFVTLGTASSTTGPSVILVVILSGLLAMSIALNYGWMATIFPGAAGSYAYVSRTFENRLPGFIVTWSKWLGYMAADAVLAIGFGSYLQVFYPSIDPALAGFGLLTVLFLVNLVGSKGYSVSQNAIFGVLILSIVVLVLPGTVNVEPSNYQPFFTGGADGFLAAAVPLFYAYIGIAVAGQMGAEVKNPSRNLPLAMAGGTAILVLLYVWTSAVIYGVVGDYTVLANSARPLATAAEVFLGDIGTAVVAFGGLLATASSVHAVMAAGIKMPYSWAWDEVFPKFFSSVSDRFGTPHWSLLTLYLVASWLTFWSEGLGQAISIATFSYLIAYCAVSVTVLYVLATDSGLAEEAGFNGGPVLGLTAVVGAVGSGALLTQAYQGSLSIYVPWVAVGLVVFGVYWYLGKQRGHDVDAILNTLPGVPSDEYDPNVRTREVSDD, encoded by the coding sequence ATGTCATCAGTCGACGTCAACAACGACAGAAGTCTCTCACGGGACATCGGGCTGTTCGGGGCGATCAGTACCGTCGTCGCGGGAACGCTCGGTGCCGGGCTGTTCGTCACGCTGGGCACCGCCAGTAGCACGACCGGGCCGAGTGTCATCCTCGTCGTCATCCTCTCGGGACTGCTCGCGATGAGTATCGCGCTCAACTACGGCTGGATGGCGACCATCTTCCCCGGTGCTGCGGGGTCGTACGCCTACGTCTCGCGGACGTTCGAGAACCGCCTGCCGGGCTTCATCGTCACGTGGTCGAAGTGGCTGGGCTACATGGCCGCCGACGCCGTCCTCGCCATCGGCTTCGGGAGCTACTTACAGGTGTTCTATCCCTCGATAGACCCGGCACTGGCTGGCTTCGGCCTTCTCACGGTCCTGTTCCTCGTCAACCTCGTCGGGTCGAAGGGCTACAGCGTCTCGCAGAACGCCATCTTCGGCGTTCTTATCCTCTCGATCGTGGTGCTCGTTCTCCCCGGGACCGTCAACGTCGAACCGTCGAACTACCAGCCGTTCTTCACCGGCGGGGCGGACGGCTTCTTGGCCGCTGCAGTCCCACTGTTCTACGCGTACATCGGCATCGCCGTCGCCGGGCAGATGGGTGCAGAAGTGAAGAACCCCTCGCGGAACCTGCCGCTGGCGATGGCGGGCGGGACGGCCATCCTCGTCCTCCTGTACGTCTGGACCTCCGCGGTCATCTACGGCGTCGTCGGCGACTACACCGTCCTCGCGAACTCGGCACGGCCGCTGGCGACGGCGGCGGAGGTCTTCCTCGGTGACATCGGCACGGCAGTCGTCGCCTTCGGCGGCCTGCTCGCGACGGCCTCCAGCGTCCACGCGGTGATGGCCGCGGGCATCAAGATGCCCTACTCCTGGGCGTGGGACGAGGTATTCCCCAAGTTCTTCTCCTCCGTCTCCGACCGGTTCGGGACGCCCCACTGGTCGCTCCTGACGCTCTATCTCGTCGCGTCCTGGCTGACCTTCTGGAGCGAGGGTCTCGGACAGGCCATCTCCATCGCGACGTTCAGCTATCTCATCGCCTACTGCGCCGTCTCGGTGACGGTGCTCTACGTCCTCGCGACCGACTCCGGGCTCGCCGAGGAGGCGGGCTTCAACGGCGGGCCGGTACTCGGCCTGACCGCCGTCGTCGGCGCGGTCGGCTCGGGCGCGCTCCTGACGCAGGCGTACCAGGGGTCGCTCTCCATCTACGTCCCGTGGGTCGCCGTCGGCCTCGTCGTCTTCGGCGTCTACTGGTATCTCGGCAAGCAGCGCGGCCACGACGTGGACGCCATCCTCAACACCCTGCCGGGCGTTCCCTCCGACGAGTACGACCCGAACGTCCGCACGCGAGAGGTGAGCGATGACTGA
- a CDS encoding M20 family metallopeptidase — MTEAADDVPAADTSTVDAPTVDADETVDLLQEMVRIPSPYFEEAEVIEYVYDWLDERGHDPEYHHVSEPDITGYEGDNVVARIEGSDPDAPTLLLNGHVDTVQLVEDWEEDPCSGRIEDGKLYGQGACDMKGGVASIMTAFDALAELDLAGDVLLTVVVDEEGPYGLGTDRLIRDGVVDDCDAAVVTEPGPILAQEDLDNPALLLGARGRFLYDIEIEGRAAHGSQPETGVNAVVEAGRLAEALDGMETGDHPKLGSGSVCPLSIEGGGQTLSVPERANLMVDRHVVVGESQTDVREQAEALVDDLGLESDVDIDFREAPSDDILYGPYVTDEDHPLVTSLADATRAVSGVDPEYGYFSSVGDFNYLGDRADLPTVIVGPDGENIHGAGEFVYTDEVVEVADIIADAAVRFLR, encoded by the coding sequence ATGACTGAAGCGGCCGACGACGTCCCGGCGGCCGACACGTCGACCGTCGACGCGCCCACGGTCGACGCCGACGAGACGGTCGACCTCTTGCAGGAGATGGTCCGGATTCCGAGTCCGTACTTCGAGGAGGCAGAGGTCATCGAGTACGTCTACGACTGGCTCGACGAGCGCGGCCACGATCCCGAGTACCACCACGTCTCCGAACCCGACATCACGGGCTACGAGGGCGACAACGTCGTCGCCCGCATCGAAGGGTCGGACCCCGACGCGCCGACGCTCCTCCTCAACGGCCACGTCGACACGGTCCAGCTCGTCGAGGACTGGGAGGAGGACCCCTGCTCGGGCCGCATCGAGGACGGCAAGCTCTACGGCCAGGGTGCCTGCGACATGAAGGGCGGCGTCGCCTCGATCATGACCGCCTTCGACGCGCTCGCCGAGTTGGACCTCGCGGGCGACGTGCTCCTCACGGTCGTCGTCGACGAGGAGGGTCCGTACGGGCTCGGCACCGACCGCCTCATCCGCGACGGCGTCGTCGACGACTGCGACGCCGCGGTCGTCACGGAACCCGGGCCGATTCTCGCCCAGGAGGACCTCGACAACCCCGCGCTCCTGCTCGGCGCGCGCGGGCGGTTCCTCTACGACATCGAGATCGAGGGCCGCGCGGCCCACGGCTCACAGCCGGAGACGGGCGTCAACGCCGTCGTCGAGGCCGGGCGGCTGGCCGAGGCACTCGACGGGATGGAGACCGGCGACCACCCCAAACTCGGCAGCGGTTCGGTCTGCCCGCTCTCCATCGAGGGCGGCGGCCAGACGCTCTCGGTCCCCGAACGCGCGAACCTGATGGTCGACCGCCACGTCGTCGTCGGCGAGAGCCAGACCGACGTGCGCGAACAGGCCGAAGCCCTCGTCGACGACCTCGGCTTGGAGAGCGACGTCGATATCGACTTCCGCGAAGCCCCCTCGGACGACATCCTCTACGGACCCTACGTCACCGACGAGGACCATCCGCTCGTGACGTCGCTCGCCGACGCGACGCGCGCCGTCAGCGGCGTCGACCCCGAATACGGCTACTTCTCCAGCGTCGGCGACTTCAACTATCTCGGCGACCGCGCGGACCTCCCGACGGTCATCGTCGGTCCCGACGGCGAGAACATCCACGGTGCGGGCGAGTTCGTCTACACCGACGAGGTGGTCGAGGTGGCCGACATTATCGCCGACGCGGCGGTTCGGTTCCTTCGCTGA
- a CDS encoding archaeosine biosynthesis radical SAM protein RaSEA, producing MSKPSPEVYEQGRGMDAHNKVMRDIRAKKNKTYDAHEPTRVWLDEDNTPDGVYQSLTIILNTGGCRWARAGGCTMCGYVSESVEGGSVTHEQLMDQIQVCLDHEAENADEKSPLIKIYTSGSFLDEREVSAESRRAIAETFGDRKRIVVESLPDFVAEEKLEDFTSQGLETDVAIGLETATDRVRKDCVNKYFAFDDFIAASEEADAAGAGIKAYLLMKPPFLSEAEAVEDMKRSVRRCAEYAHTVSMNPCNVQRYTMVDELFFRGGYRPPWLWSVAEVLEDTADVDAIVVSDPVGHGSERGPHNCGECDDLVQKAIKDFDLRQDPSVFEQVSCECEATWKYVVTEETSFGAPLTR from the coding sequence ATGAGCAAACCGAGTCCCGAAGTCTACGAACAGGGGCGCGGGATGGACGCGCACAACAAGGTGATGCGCGACATCCGAGCGAAGAAGAACAAGACGTACGACGCACACGAGCCGACCCGCGTCTGGCTGGACGAGGACAACACGCCGGACGGCGTCTACCAGTCGTTGACCATCATCCTCAACACCGGCGGCTGCCGGTGGGCGCGTGCGGGTGGCTGTACGATGTGCGGCTACGTTTCTGAGTCTGTTGAGGGTGGCAGCGTCACCCACGAGCAGCTGATGGACCAGATTCAGGTCTGTCTCGACCACGAGGCGGAGAACGCCGACGAGAAATCTCCGCTCATCAAGATCTACACCTCGGGGAGCTTCCTCGACGAGCGTGAGGTTTCCGCCGAGTCGCGACGGGCCATCGCCGAGACCTTCGGCGACCGAAAGCGCATCGTCGTCGAGTCGCTGCCGGACTTCGTGGCCGAGGAGAAGCTGGAGGACTTCACGTCCCAGGGCCTCGAAACCGACGTCGCCATCGGCCTGGAGACCGCGACCGACCGCGTCCGGAAGGACTGCGTGAACAAGTATTTCGCCTTCGACGACTTCATCGCCGCGAGCGAGGAGGCCGACGCGGCCGGTGCGGGCATCAAGGCGTATCTCCTGATGAAGCCGCCGTTCCTCTCGGAAGCCGAGGCCGTCGAGGACATGAAGCGGTCGGTTCGGCGGTGTGCCGAGTACGCCCACACGGTCTCGATGAACCCGTGTAACGTCCAGCGGTACACGATGGTCGACGAGCTGTTCTTCCGTGGTGGCTACCGGCCGCCGTGGCTCTGGTCGGTCGCCGAGGTGCTCGAAGACACCGCCGACGTCGACGCAATCGTCGTCTCGGACCCCGTCGGCCACGGCTCCGAGCGCGGCCCGCACAACTGCGGCGAGTGCGACGACCTCGTCCAGAAGGCGATCAAGGACTTCGACCTCCGACAGGACCCCTCTGTCTTCGAGCAGGTCTCCTGCGAGTGCGAGGCGACGTGGAAGTACGTCGTCACCGAGGAGACCAGTTTCGGCGCGCCGCTGACGCGGTAG
- a CDS encoding helix-turn-helix domain-containing protein: MSDHPSGGVRVSLDIWHPDCWTLEVTEATDAGLLGHGVHAIDGLATGRFTAYADTAEDLDELLDAIRESPLTESVWETDEREHADGDSVPGAASRGIVVRYDLDKSINDALVSRGFIPDEPVRMQDGREHWTVLVQETRRTVHDRLEELREEMDAEIRVELITPPETGSGLLRTDDLSERQREVFDLARRRNYYQWPREVSAADLADELGISKATLLEHLRKAESKLLGGE, encoded by the coding sequence ATGAGTGACCATCCGTCGGGCGGCGTCAGAGTGAGTCTGGACATCTGGCATCCCGACTGTTGGACACTCGAAGTTACAGAGGCGACCGACGCGGGGCTGCTGGGCCACGGCGTCCACGCCATCGACGGGCTCGCGACCGGCCGGTTCACCGCCTACGCCGACACCGCCGAGGACCTCGACGAGCTGCTCGACGCCATCCGCGAGTCGCCGCTGACCGAGTCGGTCTGGGAGACCGACGAGCGCGAGCACGCCGACGGCGACTCGGTGCCGGGGGCGGCCAGTCGCGGTATCGTCGTCCGCTACGACCTCGACAAGAGCATCAACGACGCGCTCGTCTCCCGCGGATTCATCCCCGACGAACCCGTGCGGATGCAGGACGGGAGGGAACACTGGACGGTCCTCGTCCAGGAGACGCGCCGGACCGTCCACGACCGGCTCGAAGAACTCCGCGAGGAGATGGACGCGGAGATCCGCGTCGAACTCATCACGCCCCCGGAGACCGGGTCCGGACTCCTTCGGACGGACGACCTCTCCGAGCGCCAGCGGGAGGTGTTCGACCTCGCGCGTCGCCGGAACTACTACCAGTGGCCGCGGGAGGTCTCGGCGGCCGACCTCGCCGACGAGCTCGGCATCTCGAAAGCGACACTGCTCGAACATCTCCGAAAGGCCGAGTCGAAGCTTCTCGGCGGCGAGTAG